From the genome of Scytonema hofmannii PCC 7110, one region includes:
- a CDS encoding DUF3616 domain-containing protein, protein MPNTSSLIHQVLLKFADNFTTHRDDLSAVLFTTEKHLWLGSDETSTIERLSLSENHQFAEHKQFHVANFINLPAPEEEEIDIEGLAHNEHYLWIVGSHSYKRKNSKPDKSDEKNIKRLAKVESEPNRYFIGRIPLINGELFSSCPHPTNSDIVLSAAKLEVTDKGNLLMEALANDPHLGCFVQAEIPGKDNGFDIEGITIHQNRIFLGLRGPVLRGWAMMLEIALEDSSPGLMKLGKIGEEGQRYKKYFLALNGLGIRDVFFNGQEFLFLAGPTMDLDGPVQVYSLKNDGNLQGNILHYPKLVLDIPYGNKDDHAEGITPYQDITGVPSLLVVYDSPSNKRLVGDTGVMADVFKLETTG, encoded by the coding sequence ATGCCAAATACATCTTCTTTAATACATCAGGTTTTACTCAAATTTGCCGATAACTTTACAACACACAGAGACGATCTTTCCGCAGTACTATTTACGACAGAAAAACATCTGTGGCTGGGATCGGATGAAACCTCAACGATTGAGCGTCTCTCTTTGAGCGAGAATCATCAATTTGCCGAACACAAGCAGTTTCATGTAGCAAATTTTATTAATCTACCAGCACCAGAAGAAGAAGAGATCGATATAGAAGGGCTTGCTCACAACGAGCATTACTTATGGATTGTTGGTTCTCACAGCTATAAACGGAAGAACTCCAAGCCTGATAAATCAGATGAAAAAAATATTAAAAGACTGGCAAAAGTTGAATCAGAACCAAATAGGTATTTCATAGGACGTATTCCCTTGATAAATGGAGAATTATTTTCATCTTGTCCTCATCCTACAAATTCTGATATAGTTTTGTCCGCAGCGAAGTTAGAGGTCACTGACAAAGGTAACTTGCTAATGGAGGCATTAGCAAATGACCCCCATTTGGGATGTTTTGTGCAAGCGGAAATTCCAGGCAAAGACAATGGCTTTGATATTGAAGGAATTACCATTCATCAAAACAGAATTTTTCTAGGTTTACGCGGTCCTGTACTGCGGGGCTGGGCAATGATGCTAGAAATAGCATTAGAAGATTCCAGCCCCGGACTGATGAAATTAGGAAAAATTGGAGAAGAAGGTCAGAGGTATAAAAAGTATTTTCTTGCTTTAAATGGTTTGGGAATAAGAGATGTATTTTTCAACGGTCAAGAGTTTCTCTTCTTAGCAGGACCTACTATGGATTTAGATGGTCCCGTACAAGTGTATAGTTTGAAAAATGATGGGAATTTACAAGGAAATATCTTGCATTATCCAAAACTTGTACTCGATATTCCTTATGGCAACAAAGATGACCATGCAGAAGGAATAACTCCATATCAAGATATAACCGGGGTTCCTTCATTATTGGTGGTTTATGACTCTCCTAGTAACAAAAGGCTGGTGGGCGATACGGGTGTGATGGCAGATGTATTTAAGTTAGAAACTACAGGTTAG
- a CDS encoding CHAD domain-containing protein: MTLASKPKLKNTLGNCAHSALQKHLKKTVKWEAAVKKDKDPEALHQMRVGMRRLRTAVTRFAPALDLPKAASDKNIGKIARSLGNLRDLDVLKETLENLYRSRLPRKEQERLQTALGVLGEQREGALSDVKVTLKDERYKSLKEKLQEWLEEPTYQPLASMAIEQVLPDLLLPEIGEFLLHPGWLIGTQLQETEIVISKDLKAAKVEQQLAENGETLHSLRKQAKRLRYQMELFTDIYDEPYTAYMEEIKSIQEILGGMQDSVVLAEWLAHALKSDVQSQFPTLATLLAENRYQLWQQWQPLQERYLKAETRQRFHSMVLQVI, from the coding sequence ATGACATTAGCTTCAAAACCTAAACTAAAAAACACTCTAGGAAATTGTGCTCACTCAGCCCTTCAAAAACACTTGAAGAAAACCGTAAAGTGGGAAGCAGCAGTGAAAAAAGATAAAGACCCCGAAGCACTGCATCAAATGAGAGTGGGAATGCGGCGTTTGCGTACTGCCGTCACTAGATTTGCTCCGGCTTTAGATTTGCCAAAGGCAGCTAGCGATAAAAATATTGGAAAAATAGCACGTTCTTTGGGCAATCTTAGAGATTTAGACGTGCTGAAAGAAACTTTGGAAAATCTTTACCGATCGCGTTTACCCCGTAAAGAACAGGAACGATTACAAACTGCTTTAGGTGTTTTGGGCGAACAACGTGAAGGTGCTCTCTCAGATGTGAAAGTAACCTTAAAGGATGAACGTTACAAGTCTCTCAAAGAGAAATTGCAAGAGTGGTTAGAAGAACCAACCTATCAACCACTGGCAAGTATGGCAATTGAGCAAGTTTTACCAGACTTACTTTTGCCTGAGATTGGTGAATTTTTGTTGCATCCGGGATGGCTGATTGGAACTCAGTTACAGGAAACAGAAATTGTTATTTCCAAAGACTTGAAAGCAGCAAAAGTAGAGCAACAATTGGCAGAAAATGGGGAAACTCTTCATAGCTTGCGAAAACAAGCCAAACGCCTGCGCTACCAGATGGAGCTATTTACTGACATATATGATGAGCCTTATACAGCATATATGGAAGAAATCAAAAGCATCCAAGAAATTTTGGGAGGAATGCAGGATAGTGTTGTTTTGGCAGAATGGCTTGCTCATGCTTTGAAATCAGATGTTCAAAGTCAGTTTCCTACGCTTGCAACTTTGTTAGCAGAGAATCGCTATCAATTATGGCAGCAATGGCAACCTTTACAAGAACGTTATCTGAAAGCTGAGACAAGGCAAAGATTTCATTCCATGGTGTTACAAGTTATTTGA
- a CDS encoding type II toxin-antitoxin system VapC family toxin, with protein MEWLAQLQGQIVGLDTAPLIYFIERNPTYLEKMRLFFRALNQGEFRVVTSIVTLTEVLVYPLRQGNTILAQQYRDIMFDSQGFSPLQIDPDIAEIAAQLRADYTLRTPDAIQLATAVSAGASFFLTNDTRLPSLPKLSVLL; from the coding sequence ATGGAATGGTTAGCCCAATTACAAGGGCAAATTGTTGGCTTGGATACTGCACCTTTAATTTATTTTATTGAACGTAACCCCACTTATTTAGAAAAGATGCGGCTTTTCTTTCGAGCGTTAAATCAGGGTGAGTTTAGGGTTGTCACATCTATAGTGACTCTAACGGAAGTTTTGGTCTATCCTTTACGACAAGGGAATACAATACTGGCTCAACAGTACCGTGATATTATGTTTGATTCTCAAGGTTTTTCTCCGCTTCAAATTGATCCAGATATTGCTGAAATAGCTGCACAACTAAGGGCAGATTACACCTTGAGAACCCCCGATGCTATTCAATTAGCTACCGCTGTTAGTGCAGGCGCTTCCTTTTTCTTAACTAATGATACGCGTTTACCTTCTCTACCTAAGTTATCAGTGTTATTGTGA
- a CDS encoding ureidoglycolate lyase produces the protein MTTSKTVQQLQAKWITPENFRRYGQVIFPSQDGKYFDEEDAQLILDRGIPRFYIMKLQSRGRKFHKITRHVQCTQCLGSLEGKDWLMAVCPPKNGVNEPVLEDIAAFRIPGNCFIKLEVGTWHAGPYFEHEVVDFYNLELSDTNVVDHFTYDFLKNHNLEFEMV, from the coding sequence ATGACGACATCAAAGACAGTTCAGCAGTTACAGGCTAAATGGATAACCCCTGAGAACTTTCGCCGATACGGACAAGTGATTTTTCCCAGCCAAGACGGAAAATACTTTGATGAAGAAGATGCTCAATTGATATTAGATCGAGGCATCCCCCGCTTTTATATCATGAAACTGCAAAGTAGAGGGCGGAAATTTCACAAAATTACCCGCCATGTTCAATGCACTCAGTGTTTGGGTTCTTTGGAAGGAAAAGATTGGTTAATGGCAGTTTGTCCTCCTAAAAATGGCGTAAATGAACCAGTATTAGAGGATATAGCAGCTTTTCGTATCCCAGGAAATTGCTTTATCAAGTTAGAAGTGGGAACTTGGCATGCTGGACCTTACTTTGAACACGAGGTTGTGGATTTTTACAATTTAGAATTGAGCGATACCAATGTTGTAGACCATTTCACTTACGATTTTCTCAAAAATCATAATTTGGAGTTTGAGATGGTGTAA
- a CDS encoding BMP family protein produces MTANFSRRQFLLYSSATLSTSLLLKACSNNSATTGDRGGFKIAIALPGAIADKAWNQSGYEGVQLAKQKLGAETSYVEQVAQADQTEALSDFARRGYNLIVAHGGQFDAAIQQVAPKFPKTFFVGVNGAVSGTNIASLRIDHLQTSYLCGIIGASMTKSNKLAYIAGQEFEATQQELRGFELGAKSVKPDIKISSTFTGDWNDVAEAKEATVAIISSGADVIYQWLDNASPAVLQTASEKGVYAFGNTLDQLEIAPKAVLTSAVKRLDLAIAFLAELAKQNQIKGQIYTIGLENPEILNLGKFGTMVSKPLQEKALNTIQEIVAKKITFDKCQEGGKNTRCVKKVGA; encoded by the coding sequence ATGACAGCCAACTTTAGCAGACGTCAGTTCCTTTTATATAGTTCAGCTACCTTGAGTACTAGTTTACTATTGAAAGCTTGCAGTAATAATTCAGCAACGACAGGAGATAGGGGAGGATTTAAGATAGCGATCGCACTTCCTGGAGCGATCGCAGATAAAGCTTGGAATCAATCTGGTTACGAAGGCGTACAGCTAGCAAAACAAAAACTGGGTGCAGAAACCTCTTATGTTGAACAAGTTGCACAAGCAGATCAAACGGAAGCGCTTTCAGATTTTGCACGTCGGGGGTATAACCTGATTGTTGCTCATGGGGGGCAATTTGATGCAGCAATTCAACAGGTTGCACCCAAGTTTCCCAAAACCTTTTTTGTTGGTGTCAATGGAGCAGTCAGTGGTACCAACATAGCTTCTTTGAGGATAGATCACCTGCAAACAAGCTACTTATGCGGTATTATTGGTGCATCAATGACAAAGTCTAATAAGTTAGCATATATTGCAGGACAAGAATTTGAAGCAACTCAACAAGAATTGCGTGGTTTTGAATTGGGGGCAAAATCCGTCAAACCAGATATCAAAATTAGCTCTACCTTCACGGGTGATTGGAATGATGTTGCTGAAGCAAAAGAAGCAACTGTTGCCATCATTTCTTCCGGTGCTGACGTTATCTATCAGTGGTTAGATAACGCCTCACCTGCTGTCTTGCAAACAGCCAGTGAAAAAGGAGTGTATGCCTTTGGTAATACTCTAGATCAGCTAGAAATTGCACCTAAAGCAGTTTTAACGAGTGCTGTTAAACGGCTTGATTTAGCAATAGCTTTTTTAGCAGAACTAGCAAAACAAAATCAAATCAAAGGACAAATTTATACAATAGGTTTAGAAAACCCAGAGATATTAAACTTAGGAAAATTTGGGACGATGGTTTCCAAGCCACTTCAAGAGAAAGCATTGAATACAATACAAGAAATTGTTGCTAAAAAAATTACTTTTGACAAATGTCAGGAAGGCGGAAAAAATACCCGATGTGTGAAAAAAGTAGGAGCATAA
- a CDS encoding sulfonate ABC transporter substrate-binding protein, translating to MLDQILQILLSQWKALTKLRFQRYDKNKRLFSVFPMPIFGAFLAGLCLSLLFAACSANNSADTSNPTVTSVANSGSTKASVIRFGYQKSAILIKSKGVLEKRLQPEGVSVEWIEFPAGPQLLEALNVGSIDFGHTGESPPIFAQAAGAALTYIAGIAASPQGSAILIPQNSPIKTLADLKGKKIAFQKGSSAHYMLLQLLEQAKLQYSDIQPVYLPPADARAAFVKGSIDAWSIWDPFYASAEKNANARVLIDGTNINKQGGYYLASRKFANENQETIKAVLEEIQKLEAWSDKNREAVAETLSPVLGIDLDTLKKATNRKRFGVVPITDDLIATQQQVADTFYNLKLIPKKIDVKEAMLKPEEYASLSPKI from the coding sequence GTGCTTGACCAAATTCTTCAAATTTTACTCAGTCAATGGAAAGCATTGACAAAACTCCGATTTCAGAGGTATGACAAAAACAAGAGACTGTTCTCTGTCTTTCCCATGCCAATTTTTGGAGCTTTTCTTGCTGGGTTATGTCTGAGCTTGTTATTTGCTGCATGTTCAGCTAATAATTCTGCTGACACTTCTAACCCTACAGTGACATCTGTTGCTAACAGTGGTTCAACCAAGGCATCAGTCATTAGATTTGGCTATCAAAAATCAGCAATATTAATTAAATCCAAGGGGGTTTTAGAAAAACGCTTGCAACCTGAAGGCGTATCAGTAGAGTGGATTGAATTTCCTGCAGGTCCGCAACTTCTAGAAGCTTTAAATGTTGGCAGTATTGATTTTGGCCATACAGGCGAATCACCACCAATTTTTGCCCAAGCTGCAGGTGCCGCACTGACCTACATTGCGGGAATAGCCGCTAGCCCTCAAGGTTCGGCAATTCTTATTCCTCAAAATTCCCCCATCAAAACACTAGCTGACCTAAAAGGCAAAAAAATTGCTTTTCAAAAAGGTTCTAGCGCTCACTATATGTTGTTGCAACTTCTAGAACAAGCGAAATTGCAATACAGTGACATTCAACCCGTGTATTTACCACCGGCTGATGCTCGCGCCGCCTTTGTCAAAGGTAGTATAGATGCTTGGTCTATTTGGGACCCCTTTTATGCATCTGCTGAAAAAAACGCCAATGCTCGTGTTTTGATAGATGGTACGAATATCAACAAACAAGGCGGATATTATCTAGCTAGCCGCAAGTTTGCTAATGAGAACCAAGAAACGATCAAGGCGGTATTAGAAGAAATTCAAAAATTAGAGGCATGGTCTGATAAAAATCGGGAGGCTGTAGCGGAAACTCTTTCACCCGTATTGGGAATTGATTTGGACACTCTGAAAAAAGCAACTAATCGAAAACGTTTTGGGGTTGTACCCATCACTGACGATCTAATTGCTACACAACAGCAAGTTGCTGATACATTCTACAACTTGAAGTTGATACCGAAGAAGATTGATGTCAAAGAAGCTATGTTAAAACCAGAAGAATACGCTTCATTGTCTCCCAAAATATAA
- a CDS encoding NADPH-dependent oxidoreductase, whose protein sequence is MTNPTELLHHRYGVDTINTDTPWNNTLANLLSHRSIRAYLSDPLPSGTLETLVAAAQSASTSSNLQTWSVVAVEDAQRKEKLSQLARNQAHIRQCPLFLVWLADLARLAYIAENRGLPHEGLDYLEMFLMAAIDAALAAQNATVAAESLGLGTVYIGALRNHPEEVAEVLNLPPHVFAVFGLCVGYPNPAQPAAIKPRLSQSAVLHRETYKLAEQDEAIAQYNEVMKAFYTSQKMNIPGDWSEHSVKRVISAESLSGRDRLREALKTLGFDLR, encoded by the coding sequence ATGACAAATCCAACAGAGTTGTTACATCACCGCTATGGTGTTGATACCATCAATACAGATACTCCTTGGAACAATACTTTAGCAAATTTGCTTTCTCACCGTTCGATTCGTGCTTATCTTTCCGATCCTTTACCGTCCGGTACTCTAGAAACTTTGGTTGCTGCTGCTCAATCTGCATCTACCTCCTCTAATCTTCAAACATGGAGTGTAGTGGCTGTAGAGGATGCACAACGCAAAGAAAAATTGTCACAACTGGCTAGAAATCAAGCTCATATTCGGCAATGTCCTCTATTTCTTGTATGGCTGGCTGATTTAGCCCGTCTGGCTTACATTGCTGAGAATCGCGGTTTGCCTCATGAGGGTTTGGATTATTTGGAAATGTTCTTGATGGCAGCTATAGATGCAGCATTGGCAGCGCAAAATGCAACTGTAGCGGCTGAATCTCTTGGCTTGGGAACGGTTTATATTGGTGCATTGCGTAATCATCCTGAGGAAGTCGCTGAAGTTCTTAATTTGCCCCCACACGTCTTTGCTGTGTTTGGATTGTGCGTGGGCTATCCAAATCCCGCTCAACCTGCTGCTATTAAACCACGTTTGTCCCAGTCGGCTGTATTGCATCGGGAAACTTACAAGCTGGCAGAACAAGATGAGGCAATCGCACAGTATAATGAGGTCATGAAAGCTTTTTACACCTCGCAAAAGATGAACATTCCAGGCGACTGGTCGGAGCATTCTGTGAAGCGAGTTATTTCGGCTGAGTCTTTATCGGGACGCGATCGCTTGCGTGAAGCGTTGAAAACTTTAGGCTTTGATCTGCGATAA
- a CDS encoding Uma2 family endonuclease, translating into MLSKDLKNALPSTDELPCSDDTPVDNEDQNFLPNVLLFLLNSIWANRTDWYFGVDMAVYHTTGVSPKVPVVPDAFLSVGVERKKGGKSRRSYAVWEENWVVPILTLEMVSHTPGGKYDEKMDIYTKLGVLYYVIYNPEFWRRDRQQPFEVYKLVDGEYKLQIGEPYWMSEIGLGIGRYQGIVAGIPQELLLWYNEMGNRYLTGEEQAQQERLRAEQERLRAEQEQLRAEQLAQYLRSLGFDPDNLPSE; encoded by the coding sequence ATGTTGTCAAAGGATCTCAAAAATGCGTTACCAAGCACTGACGAATTGCCTTGTAGTGACGATACACCTGTGGATAACGAAGACCAGAACTTTTTGCCCAACGTTTTACTATTTTTACTCAACTCAATCTGGGCAAATCGCACAGATTGGTATTTTGGGGTAGATATGGCAGTTTATCACACTACAGGAGTCAGTCCCAAAGTACCCGTAGTGCCAGATGCGTTTTTAAGCGTGGGCGTAGAACGCAAAAAAGGTGGTAAGTCTCGCCGCTCTTACGCAGTTTGGGAAGAAAATTGGGTAGTTCCCATACTGACATTGGAAATGGTATCACACACACCAGGGGGCAAGTATGATGAAAAAATGGATATCTACACCAAATTGGGTGTGTTGTACTACGTGATTTATAATCCCGAATTTTGGCGACGCGACCGACAGCAACCTTTTGAAGTCTACAAGTTAGTAGATGGTGAGTATAAATTGCAGATAGGTGAACCCTACTGGATGAGTGAAATCGGTTTAGGGATTGGCAGATATCAGGGGATAGTTGCTGGCATTCCCCAAGAGTTATTGTTATGGTATAACGAAATGGGCAATCGCTATTTGACAGGTGAAGAACAAGCCCAGCAAGAACGACTGCGGGCTGAACAAGAACGACTACGGGCTGAACAAGAGCAACTACGGGCTGAACAATTAGCGCAGTATTTGCGCTCGCTCGGCTTTGACCCGGATAATTTACCTAGTGAGTGA
- a CDS encoding Uma2 family endonuclease translates to MVQIKHRFQSFEEYLSYDDGSDKLYELFNGELIEMPPESGTNVQIANRLFLIFAMIVGSDQVRGHGLELEVRGEPRNRYPDLTILRQEHIQQLAKRNTIRLSMLPPLLVIEVVSPGELQRDRDFIAKRSQYQDCGIPEYWIIDPETKTMLILELTDKTYIEIGNFAGSNLVVSPQFNQLNFKVSQIFDTENQA, encoded by the coding sequence ATGGTACAAATTAAACATAGATTTCAAAGCTTTGAAGAATACCTATCTTATGATGATGGCTCAGATAAACTCTATGAGTTATTTAATGGAGAGTTAATCGAGATGCCTCCAGAATCAGGAACTAATGTTCAGATTGCAAATCGTCTTTTCCTCATTTTTGCGATGATTGTAGGGAGCGATCAAGTTCGAGGACATGGTTTAGAACTGGAAGTTAGAGGAGAACCCAGAAACCGTTATCCCGATTTGACAATTCTTCGTCAAGAGCATATTCAGCAGTTAGCAAAACGCAATACTATTCGCTTATCAATGCTACCTCCTCTACTGGTGATTGAAGTGGTTAGTCCAGGAGAATTGCAACGAGATAGAGATTTCATCGCCAAGCGATCGCAGTATCAAGATTGTGGTATTCCTGAATATTGGATTATCGACCCCGAAACTAAAACTATGTTAATCTTAGAACTTACTGACAAAACTTACATTGAGATAGGTAACTTTGCTGGTAGTAATTTAGTTGTATCTCCACAATTCAATCAACTAAATTTCAAAGTATCACAAATATTTGATACAGAAAATCAAGCTTAG
- a CDS encoding molybdopterin-dependent oxidoreductase, which translates to MRLTRRIAIVSLTLSILGLGQPTFADSVSEDYSTSGQQTECSGGPSDHFRLGGQVVNRRTFTLSDIQSLPSKEVTVSFLTGQGEETHTYVGVPLWQLIESAGGLKPNPDQSVKNNFLRQYIVLEATDCYQVTLAVGEIQPNFEAKDVLIAYATNDDSSLGPQLLTNEGFVRLVVPGDSRGGRYITNIRRIYVLSAPDFRFKP; encoded by the coding sequence ATGCGTTTGACTCGCCGCATCGCAATTGTGTCCTTAACGCTGTCGATACTGGGGTTAGGACAGCCAACTTTCGCTGACTCTGTGTCAGAGGATTACTCAACTTCTGGACAACAAACAGAGTGTTCCGGTGGTCCCTCAGATCATTTCCGCTTGGGTGGTCAGGTTGTAAATCGGAGAACCTTCACCTTATCTGATATTCAGTCATTGCCATCAAAAGAAGTCACTGTCAGCTTTCTAACAGGGCAAGGTGAGGAAACCCATACCTATGTTGGAGTGCCTCTATGGCAACTGATTGAGAGTGCAGGGGGACTTAAACCAAATCCAGACCAAAGTGTAAAAAACAACTTCCTGCGGCAGTACATTGTTCTTGAAGCGACTGACTGTTACCAAGTGACCTTGGCAGTAGGCGAAATTCAACCAAACTTTGAAGCCAAAGACGTACTAATTGCATATGCAACAAACGACGATTCATCATTGGGTCCACAATTGCTAACAAATGAAGGATTTGTCCGTCTAGTAGTGCCTGGTGACTCAAGAGGGGGACGTTACATTACTAACATTAGACGTATTTATGTGCTCTCTGCTCCAGATTTTCGTTTTAAACCCTAA